In one Brassica oleracea var. oleracea cultivar TO1000 chromosome C9, BOL, whole genome shotgun sequence genomic region, the following are encoded:
- the LOC106317783 gene encoding 3-ketoacyl-CoA synthase 11, giving the protein MSAEEKRRPLMMGGRDSSSSPDRNLPDFKKSVKLKYVNLGYHYLITHGMYLLLSPLLLLIAAQLSTFSRTDLATLWDHLQYNLISVILCSTLLVFITTIYVMTRPRPVYLVDFSCYKPDDARKCTKKIFMERSKLTGSFTEENLEFQRKILQRSGLGESTYLPEAVLNVPPNPCMAEARKEAEAVMFGAIDELLDKTNVNPKDIGILIVNCSLFNPTPSLSAMIVNHYKLRGNILSYNLGGMGCSAGLISIDLAKHLLNSIPNTYAMVISMENITLNWYFGNDRSKLVSNCLFRMGGAAVLLSNKRWDRRRSKYELVDTVRTHKGADDKCFGCVTQEEDSASKIGVTLSKDLMAVAGDALKTNITTLGPLVLPTSEQLLFFATLVGRKLFKMKIKPYIPDFKLAFEHFCIHAGGRAVLDELEKNLKLTDWHMEPSRMTLYRFGNTSSSSLWYELAYSEAKGRIKKGDRIWQIAFGSGFKCNSSVWRAVRSVNPKKEKNPWMDEIHEFPVDVPTHATI; this is encoded by the coding sequence ATGTCTGCGGAGGAGAAGAGAAGACCATTGATGATGGGAGGAAGAGACTCATCATCATCACCCGACCGGAACCTCCCAGATTTCAAAAAATCCGTGAAGCTCAAGTACGTCAACCTAGGCTACCACTACCTCATCACGCACGGCATGTACCTCCTCCTCTCCCCTCTCCTCCTCCTCATCGCCGCTCAGCTCTCCACCTTCTCCCGCACCGACCTCGCCACCCTCTGGGACCATCTCCAGTACAATCTCATCTCCGTGATCCTCTGCTCCACCCTCCTCGTGTTCATTACGACCATCTACGTCATGACTCGTCCCCGTCCGGTTTACTTGGTCGACTTCTCGTGCTATAAACCCGACGACGCTCGCAAATGCACTAAAAAAATCTTCATGGAGCGGTCGAAGCTCACTGGATCCTTCACCGAGGAGAATCTCGAGTTCCAGAGGAAGATTCTCCAGCGCTCGGGGCTTGGGGAGTCTACTTACTTGCCTGAGGCTGTCCTTAACGTCCCTCCGAATCCGTGTATGGCGGAAGCTAGGAAGGAAGCTGAGGCTGTGATGTTTGGAGCTATCGACGAGCTTCTTGATAAGACGAATGTGAATCCTAAGGATATTGGGATCTTGATTGTTAACTGCAGCCTTTTTAACCCGACGCCTTCTTTGTCTGCTATGATTGTGAATCACTATAAGCTCCGTGGGAATATACTCAGCTACAACTTGGGAGGAATGGGATGCAGCGCGGGGTTGATATCGATAGATCTCGCTAAACACCTTCTCAACTCTATCCCCAACACTTATGCTATGGTGATAAGCATGGAGAATATCACTTTGAACTGGTACTTTGGTAACGACAGGTCGAAGCTTGTTTCTAATTGTTTGTTTAGAATGGGAGGTGCGGCGGTTCTCCTCTCGAATAAAAGATGGGACAGGAGGAGGTCGAAGTACGAGCTTGTTGATACTGTCAGGACGCACAAGGGAGCTGATGATAAATGCTTCGGCTGCGTGACTCAAGAAGAGGATTCCGCGAGCAAGATCGGCGTGACGCTGTCCAAAGATCTAATGGCTGTTGCGGGAGATGCGTTAAAGACGAACATCACGACGCTAGGACCGCTGGTTCTGCCGACGTCCGAGCAGCTTCTGTTCTTTGCGACGTTAGTGGGGAGGAAGCTCTTCAAGATGAAGATCAAGCCGTACATCCCGGACTTCAAGCTAGCGTTTGAGCATTTCTGCATCCACGCGGGAGGGAGAGCTGTTCTCGATGAGCTGGAGAAGAACTTGAAGCTGACTGATTGGCACATGGAGCCCTCGAGGATGACGCTCTACCGTTTTGGTAACACGTCGAGTAGCTCGTTGTGGTATGAGTTAGCGTATAGTGAGGCTAAGGGAAGGATCAAGAAAGGTGATAGAATCTGGCAGATTGCTTTTGGTTCGGGGTTTAAGTGCAACAGCTCGGTTTGGAGAGCGGTTAGGTCTGTGAATCCTAAAAAGGAGAAGAACCCGTGGATGGATGAGATCCATGAGTTCCCAGTTGATGTCCCAACGCATGCAACAATCTAG
- the LOC106317781 gene encoding ATP-dependent RNA helicase DHX36: protein MRFTKRISFFLWQATKLPTRSLPRNPSLCRSYIVGAPISSGDVVTGLSYGQIRRRFIGYTAEQFSDDEYECEFEEHKASSSVANVDEWKWKLGILLANDSEREIVSRDKRDRRDYEQISNLAKRMGLYSEIYGKVVVASKVPLPNYRPDLDDKRPQREVVLPLSLQRRVEGLLQEHLDRQQLNSGKANESEADSHPPKQTEELPDESSDAFLDGSVMEKVLQRRSMRMRNMQRAWQESPEGRTMLGFRKSLPSFKDKERLLQAIARNQVIVVSGETGCGKTTQLPQYILESEIESGRGAFCNIICTQPRRISAMAVAERVSAERGEPLGETVGFKVRLEGMRGKNTQLLFCTSGILLRRLLSDRNLNGITHVFVDEIHERGMNEDFLIIVLKELLPRRPDLRLVLMSATLNAELFSNYFGGAPTIHIPGFTHPVKAHFLEDVLEMTGYKLTSFNQVDDYGQEKTWKTQKQLMPRKRKNQITSLVEEALSKSTFESYSSRTRDSLSSWMPDCVGFNLIEAVLCHICRKERPGAVLVFLTGWDDISSLRDQIKAHPLLGDPNRVLLLMCHGSMATAEQRLIFERAPPNIRKIVLATNMAEASITINDVVFVVDCGKAKETTYDALNNTPCLLPSWISQASARQRRGRAGRLLPGECYHLYPKCVYEAFSEYQLPELLRTPLNSLCLQIKSLQVESIAGFLSAALQAPEPLTVQNAIGFLKMIGALDEKENLTDLGKLLSILPVDPKLGKMLIMGAIFHCFDPILTIVSGLSVRDPFLLPQEKKDLALSAKLRFSAKDYSDHMALVRAFEGWKNAEREGSAYEYCWRNFLSAQTLQAIHSLRKQFNYILKEAGLVHDDSALNNKLSHNQSLVRAVICSGLFPGIASVVHRETSMSFKTMDDGQVSLYANSVNSRFPTIPYPWLVFGEKVKVNAVLIRDSTGVPDSSLILFGGSLSTGVQVGHLKMLDGYIDFFMDPNLADSYVKLKEELNKLLQKKLEDPSVDIHKEGKYLMLAVQELVAGDQCEGRFVFGRDTKRASQPQLAGENNKLSKDGTNPKSLLQTLLMRAGHSPPKYKTKHLKTNEFRALVEFKGMQFVGKPQRNKTLAEKDAAVEALAWLTHTSDNSTDQYSGDADSPPDVTDNMLKLLGGKRRRRSKGK, encoded by the exons ATGCGTTTCACCAAACGAATAAGCTTCTTCCTGTGGCAGGCCACCAAGCTCCCCACTCGCTCTCTACCGAGAAACCCATCTTTATGCAGGTCTTATATCGTTGGTGCTCCGATCTCTAGTGGCGATGTTGTCACGGGTTTGTCCTACGGCCAGATACGTCGTCGTTTCATCGGGTACACTGCGGAACAGTTCTCTGATGATGAGTACGAGTGTGAATTCGAGGAACATAAG GCTTCATCTTCTGTGGCCAATGTTGATGAGTGGAAATGGAAGTTAGGGATTCTGCTGGCTAATGATAGCGAACGAGAGATTGTTTCTAGAGACAAAAGAGACCGAAGGGATTATGAGCAGATCTCAAATCTTGCCAAGAGAATGGGACTCTACAG TGAGATCTATGGAAAAGTGGTTGTTGCAAGCAAGGTTCCTCTTCCCAACTACAGGCCAGATTTGGATGATAAGCGTCCACAACGGGAG GTGGTACTTCCTTTGAGTTTGCAGAGAAGGGTAGAGGGGCTACTCCAGGAACACCTTGATAGACAGCAGCTGAACTCAGGAAAGGCTAATGAAAGTGAAGCTGATTCTCATCCTCCTAAGCAGACTGAAGAGCTTCCTGATGAAAGTTCTGATGCGTTTCTAGATGGTTCTGTAATGGAGAAGGTGCTTCAGAGGAGGAGTATGCGGATGCGCAATATGCAGAGAGCCTGGCAG GAATCACCTGAGGGGCGTACAATGCTGGGATTCCGAAAATCTTTGCCTTCATTCAAGGACAAGGAAAGACTTCTTCAAGCTATTGCTCGGAACCAG GTAATAGTGGTATCTGGGGAGACTGGGTGTGGTAAGACAACTCAACTGCCACAGTACATTTTGGAATCGGAGATAGAGTCTGGTCGAGGAGCGTTCTGCAACATCATTTGCACACAACCTCGGAGGATATCTGCCATGGCAGTTGCAGAAAGAGTGTCAGCTGAGAGAGGAGAACCTCTTGGTGAAACG GTTGGGTTTAAAGTTCGTCTAGAAGGAATGAGAGGGAAGAATACTCAACTTCTGTTTTGTACAAGTGGTATTCTACTCAGACGACTGCTTAGTGATCGCAATTTGAATGGCATAACACATGTTTTCGTTGATGAGATTCACGAAAGGGGAATGAACGAAG ATTTCTTGATAATAGTGTTGAAGGAGCTTCTTCCACGGCGTCCGGATCTGAGATTGGTTCTCATGAGTGCCACTTTGAATGCTGAACTCTTCTCTAACTATTTTGGAGGAGCACCTACAATTCACATTCCA GGCTTCACACATCCAGTGAAGGCACATTTTCTGGAGGATGTACTCGAAATGACGGGATATAAGTTGACCTCTTTCAACCAAGTAGATGATTATGGCCAAGAAAAGACTTGGAAAACGCAGAAGCAGTTGATGCCACGCAAAAGGAAAAACCAGATCACTTCTCTTGTTGAG GAAGCTCTTAGCAAGTCAACTTTTGAAAGCTATAGCTCTAGGACTCGTGATTCGCTCTCGTCTTGGATGCCTGATTGCGTAGGATTTAATCTTATTGAGGCCGTTCTCTGTCACATATGCCGCAAAGAACGTCCAGGAGCTGTACTAGTGTTTTTGACAGGATGGGATGATATTAGCTCCCTGAGGGACCAAATCAAAGCACATCCTCTCCTCGGTGATCCCAATAGGGTCTTGCTGTTGATGTGCCACGGTTCAATGGCAACTGCTGAACAG AGACTCATTTTCGAGAGAGCACCTCCTAATATTCGCAAAATTGTACTTGCTACAAACATGGCAGAAGCTAGTATTACAATAAACGATGTAGTTTTTGTGGTTGACTGCGGAAAGGCAAAAGAGACCACCTATGATGCTTTGAACAATACACCTTGTTTGCTACCCTCATGGATATCTCAAGCTTCTGCTCGACAG CGAAGGGGTAGAGCTGGTCGTCTGCTTCCGGGAGAATGCTATCACCTGTACCCCAAATGCGTGTATGAAGCTTTTTCGGAGTATCAACTTCCTGAACTTCTGAGGACTCCTTTAAATTCTCTCTGCCTGCAAATTAAAAGTCTTCAGGTTGAAAGCATTGCAGGGTTCTTGTCAGCTGCACTTCAGGCTCCAGAACCTTTGACC GTTCAAAATGCTATTGGATTCCTGAAAATGATCGGAGCACTGGATGAGAAGGAAAATCTGACGGATCTTG GGAAACTCTTGTCGATTCTCCCAGTTGATCCCAAGCTGGGGAAAATGCTCATAATGGGTGCCATCTTCCACTGCTTTGATCCTATCCTGACAATTGTATCAGGGCTCAGTGTCAGAGATCCTTTCCTTCTACCTCAAGAAAAAAAGGAC TTAGCTTTATCAGCCAAGTTGAGATTCTCAGCGAAAGACTACAGTGACCATATGGCACTCGTTCGCGCCTTCGAAGGGTGGAAAAACGCTGAAAGAGAAGGATCGGCTTACGAGTACTGTTGGAGGAACTTTCTATCAGCTCAGACGCTTCAGGCGATACATTCTCTGAGGAAGCAGTTCAACTATATCCTGAAAGAAGCTGGCTTAGTACACGATGACTCAGCTCTCAACAACAAGCTAAGTCACAATCAGTCTCTTGTTCGCGCTGTCATTTGCTCTGGCTTATTCCCCGGGATAGCATCTGTTGTG CACAGAGAGACTTCCATGTCGTTCAAGACGATGGATGATGGCCAAGTATCACTATACGCG AACTCTGTTAATTCGAGGTTCCCGACGATTCCATACCCTTGGCTAGTCTTTGGAGAGAAAGTAAAAGTCAATGCAGTGCTCATAAGAGACTCCACAGGTGTCCCTGATTCCAGTTTGATCCTTTTTGGTGGTTCACTGAGCACCGGAGTACAG GTGGGACATCTAAAAATGCTTGACGGGTACATTGACTTCTTCATGGATCCAAATTTGGCAGACTCCTACGTGAAGCTGAAGGAAGAACTCAACAAGCTTCTTCAGAAGAAG CTTGAAGATCCAAGCGTGGACATCCACAAAGAAGGCAAGTACCTGATGCTTGCAGTCCAAGAGCTCGTAGCTGGAGACCAATGCGAAGGGAGATTCGTATTCGGCCGTGACACAAAGAGGGCAAGCCAACCGCAATTAGCAGGAGAGAACAACAAACTCTCCAAAGACGGGACAAACCCGAAGAGTCTCCTTCAGACGCTTTTAATGAGAGCTGGACACTCGCCTCCAAAGTACAAGACCAAACATCTGAAGACAAACGAGTTTAGAGCGCTTGTGGAGTTTAAAGGGATGCAGTTCGTTGGGAAGCCTCAGAGGAACAAAACGCTCGCTGAGAAAGATGCAGCTGTTGAGGCCTTGGCTTGGTTGACTCATACCTCTGATAATAGTACTGACCAGTACAGTGGAGACGCGGATTCTCCACCTGATGTTACTGATAACATGCTTAAACTCCTTGGTGGAAAACGGCGCAGGCGGTCCAAAGGCAAGTAG
- the LOC106317784 gene encoding vacuolar protein sorting-associated protein 36, with amino-acid sequence MASESRIGSDGLFNAAEVTTSGRPVLRRNEVECFLLSSVDLDSEDDPPRFASLRSGNLILTTHRLIWIPSSQPNASLPSSLPLSSITHIFSHKKSIKSMFHSPRIRFQVDSVVVVTVVFRGKGDFDGFLAKLWECWRGRAWEEDEKSESEASSGSGAGTVAQGLYGNDGTVRMVGLAGILRKEQEQWESTDKSLQDAFQDLNALMSKAKEMVSLAEKMRQKLLSAPSSQNGGGDDEEMGSKEEMQQWMLSVGIISPVTKESAGALYHQELSRQLADFVRIPLEQAGGMISLTDMYYHFNRARGTELISPDDLWQACNLWEKFDVPVMLRKFDSGVKVIQNKSHSDEEVMSRIRTLVTKTETLRTGVTASDAALTLKIAPAMAKEHLLSAETKGLLSRDMSPDGLRFYFNLFPEIDPTDLHLVKGFGTYGEWVKATSLLSV; translated from the exons ATGGCCAGCGAAAGCAGAATCGGATCCGATGGTTTGTTTAACGCCGCGGAGGTGACGACAAGCGGCAGACCGGTGCTCCGCCGCAACGAAGTCGAGTGCTTCCTCCTATCCTCCGTCGACCTAGACTCCGAAGACGATCCTCCTCGATTCGCCTCCTTGCGCTCCGGAAACCTAATCTTAACCACTCACCGTCTCATATGGATCCCTTCTTCTCAGCCAAACGCCTCTCTTCCTTCCTCCCTCCCTCTCTCCTCCATCACTCACATCTTCTCCCACAAGAAGTCAATCAAGTCCATGTTCCACTCGCCTCGGATCCGGTTCCAAGTGGACTCCGTCGTCGTTGTGACCGTCGTCTTCAGGGGGAAAGGGGATTTCGACGGGTTCTTGGCCAAGCTCTGGGAGTGCTGGAGGGGCAGAGCTTGGGAGGAAGATGAGAAGAGCGAGAGTGAGGCTTCTTCGGGGTCAGGAGCTGGAACTGTTGCGCAGGGTTTATACGGAAACGATGGAACGGTGAGGATGGTGGGGTTAGCTGGGATACTGAGGAAAGAGCAGGAGCAGTGGGAGAGTACTGATAAGAGCTTGCAGGATGCTTTTCAGGATTTGAATGCTCTTATG AGTAAGGCTAAGGAGATGGTGAGTCTGGCGGAGAAGATGCGGCAGAAGCTTTTGTCTGCTCCTAGTAGTCAGAACGGAGGAGGTGATGATGAGGAGATGGGGTCTAAAGAAGAGATGCAGCAATGGATGTTGAGCGTTGGTATTATCTCTCCGGTTACTAAGGAATCTGCTGGGGCGTTGTACCATCAAGAGTTGTCTCGCCAGTTGGCAGATTTTGTGAGAATCCCATTAGAACAAGCTGGAGGGATGATCAGCCTTACTGATATGTATTACCACTTCAATCGTGCTAGGGGAACAG AGTTGATCTCTCCAGACGATTTGTGGCAAGCTTGTAACCTCTGGGAGAAATTTGATGT TCCAGTAATGCTACGGAAGTTTGATAGCGGTGTGAAGGTCATCCAGAACAAGTCCCATAGTGACGAGGAG GTTATGAGTAGAATCAGAACGCTTGTGACTAAAACCGAAACTCTAAGAACCGGAGTCACTGCTAGTGATGCAGCTTTGACACTGAAAATCGCTCCAGCCATGGCCAAGGAACATCTACTATCTGCAGAGACCAAAG GTCTGCTGAGTAGAGACATGAGCCCTGACGGGCTTCGATTCTACTTCAACCTGTTTCCAGAGATTGATCCAACTGATCTCCATTT GGTCAAGGGCTTTGGGACATACGGTGAATGGGTCAAAGCGACTAGTTTGTTGTCCGTATGA
- the LOC106317786 gene encoding uncharacterized protein LOC106317786: MSAEDFQKKVSIRDSSLAGEMEIECGGSTSSTVGSSRTLVLLRRLLEIQERRAQAYAKLKRGFSEYVETSGEALYQKLCSEITAEFNECSKQVREMETLFLTPDVGRSDLAQLLSDIQTQEKQKLHLTVTIQVLKKAGRPSERMLTHENCKFKKPMQHECVHLHEITEDAGTEEAEADAEFDNALKEAIRGVQDAVTCINEYLEDVRYEIAALEAD, translated from the exons ATGAGTGCTGAAGATTTTCAGAAGAAGGTTTCCATCAGAGACTCCTCACTCGCCGGAGAAATGGAAATCGAATGCGGCGGGTCTACCAGCTCCACGGTTGGTTCGTCTCGAACTCTGGTTTTGCTTCGGAGACTGCTTGAGATTCAGGAGCGTCGAGCACAGGCCTACGCTAAACTCAAAAG AGGGTTCTCAGAGTATGTGGAGACTAGTGGTGAAGCGCTTTATCAGAAGCTCTGCAGCGAGATTACTGCTGAGTTCAACGAGTGTTCAAAACAA GTACGCGAAATGGAAACTCTGTTTCTGACTCCTGACGTTGGGAGATCGGATCTTGCTCAACTGCTCAGCGACATTCAGACTCAAGAGAAGCAGAAACTGCATCTG ACGGTTACAATACAGGTGCTAAAGAAGGCAGGGAGGCCGTCAGAACGAATGCTGACACACGAGAACTGCAAGTTCAAGAAACCGATGCAGCACGAGTGTGTGCATCTTCATGAGATTACAGAAGATGCAGGAACAGAGGAAGCAGAAGCGGATGCAGAGTTTGACAACGCTTTAAAAGAAGCAATCAGAGGAGTGCAAGACGCAGTGACTTGCATCAACGAGTATTTGGAAGACGTTAGGTACGAGATTGCAGCCCTTGAAGCTGATTAA